From a region of the Campylobacter showae genome:
- a CDS encoding TIGR00730 family Rossman fold protein has protein sequence MDEILNDLAKFRDFATYKNPSVTFFGSARFDKNSKYCKMAFSLAKELADGGFAVVSGGGPGVMEAANKGAYDSGKSPSIGLNIVLPFEQVTNKYATSNFVFSNLSARKFALIERSRAFLVFPGGFGTLDELFEILVLAQIGAKKAKIFLIGSEFWGKLDDFIKTTLIHEKAVSEEDLSLYTISDDLDAVRDEILRILD, from the coding sequence ATGGATGAAATTTTAAACGATCTGGCCAAATTTAGGGATTTTGCGACTTATAAAAATCCTAGCGTTACGTTTTTCGGCTCGGCTAGATTTGACAAAAATAGCAAATACTGTAAAATGGCTTTTAGCCTCGCAAAAGAGCTTGCCGACGGCGGTTTCGCGGTCGTTAGCGGCGGAGGGCCGGGCGTGATGGAAGCGGCGAACAAAGGAGCGTACGATAGCGGCAAAAGTCCGTCGATAGGGCTAAATATCGTGCTCCCGTTTGAGCAAGTGACAAATAAATACGCCACGAGCAACTTCGTTTTTTCAAATTTATCCGCTCGCAAATTTGCCCTCATCGAGCGCTCGAGAGCGTTTTTGGTATTTCCGGGCGGCTTTGGGACGCTTGACGAGCTGTTTGAGATACTGGTGCTCGCGCAAATCGGTGCTAAAAAAGCTAAAATTTTCCTCATCGGAAGCGAGTTTTGGGGTAAGCTCGATGATTTCATCAAAACCACGTTGATACACGAAAAAGCCGTCAGCGAGGAGGATTTGTCGCTTTATACGATCAGCGACGATCTGGACGCCGTGAGAGATGAAATTTTGCGGATTTTAGACTAG
- the fliY gene encoding flagellar motor switch protein FliY: MNDFFKIFVNEVKATVEGLTGRTPEIGERNEYDAPKQEGIKPPLAVANIAVSGDTTAKMILVATPVLMSAIGEWMLGEEEISRNENLSEDELDAAKEVFSNIMGAFSTSLGAQKGMPKLNFEVAKVNFLDESANFDLNAFEKIYVYSVKIGDVSEQIAIVLDFALVKFLNKDHKEPAQQAAASKGDLSIEEMRNIGLIMDVRLPLHVRIGSKRMLLKDVLTMDIGSVIELNQLANDPLEILISDKVVALGEVVIVDGNFGIQITQIGTKKERLEQLR; this comes from the coding sequence ATGAATGATTTTTTTAAAATTTTCGTAAACGAGGTAAAGGCTACGGTCGAAGGGCTAACGGGTAGGACGCCTGAAATAGGCGAGAGAAACGAATACGACGCTCCTAAGCAAGAAGGCATAAAGCCGCCTCTAGCCGTTGCAAACATAGCCGTTAGCGGCGATACGACGGCAAAGATGATACTAGTAGCCACGCCGGTGCTAATGAGCGCGATCGGCGAATGGATGCTTGGAGAAGAAGAGATCTCGCGCAACGAAAATCTAAGCGAGGACGAGCTAGATGCCGCTAAAGAGGTGTTTTCAAATATTATGGGCGCGTTTTCCACGAGCCTTGGCGCGCAAAAGGGCATGCCGAAGCTAAATTTCGAGGTCGCAAAGGTAAATTTCCTCGACGAGAGCGCAAATTTTGATTTGAACGCGTTTGAAAAAATATACGTCTATTCCGTTAAAATTGGAGACGTCAGCGAGCAAATAGCTATCGTGCTTGACTTTGCATTGGTGAAATTTTTAAATAAAGATCACAAAGAACCCGCCCAGCAAGCAGCTGCTTCAAAAGGCGATTTAAGCATCGAGGAAATGCGAAATATCGGGCTCATCATGGACGTGCGCCTGCCGCTTCACGTGCGTATCGGTTCAAAAAGAATGCTGCTAAAAGACGTGCTCACGATGGACATAGGCTCGGTCATCGAGCTAAATCAGCTCGCAAACGACCCGCTTGAGATCTTGATCAGCGACAAGGTCGTAGCTCTAGGCGAGGTCGTCATCGTTGATGGCAACTTCGGCATCCAAATCACTCAGATCGGTACGAAAAAAGAGCGCTTAGAGCAGCTTAGATAA
- the flhF gene encoding flagellar biosynthesis protein FlhF, which produces MATKFYTFTGESSMEALKKAQAQCGERAILVTTKQIQPKTINKKPLYEILVSVEEDASEQKKNQPQKQNLKGYEEFLRAQAAKEERPQKIILDERELFEVEAQSALAAANFSQNSTSSASQNQNYKTAQNSGEDILLNISKAAKEISQIANIETMPSRQDQNYDKKIDDVARQVSALSEKVNMIADMFWEERAGARNNLSIPPEFAGIYKDAKNSGMKEEHLEQIMKITVENMSPQMKANPTAVRRYFSSLLRKMLPCRSEEDDRKQKIMMLVGPTGVGKTTTLAKLAARFAYGDGKRVKTGIITLDTYRIGAVEQLFQYAKMMKLPILDVIEVDDFKNALKQLNHCEVILIDTTGSSQYDKEKLSRLEKFLKSSDTHIDVHLVLSAGAKIEDMLEIYNGFSFLDIDTLIITKFDETKIFGNVFSLVYETNKPVSFFSVGQEVPDDILVAKSEFLVSCVLEGFSKEHNE; this is translated from the coding sequence TTGGCGACGAAGTTTTATACGTTTACCGGCGAGAGCAGTATGGAGGCGCTAAAAAAGGCGCAGGCTCAGTGCGGTGAGAGGGCGATCTTGGTAACGACGAAGCAAATTCAGCCAAAGACGATAAACAAAAAGCCGCTTTATGAAATTTTAGTTAGCGTCGAAGAGGACGCGAGCGAGCAGAAAAAAAACCAGCCTCAAAAGCAAAATTTAAAGGGCTACGAGGAGTTTTTGCGCGCTCAGGCAGCAAAAGAGGAAAGGCCGCAAAAGATCATTTTAGACGAGCGCGAGCTTTTTGAAGTCGAAGCTCAAAGCGCTTTAGCTGCGGCAAATTTTAGCCAAAACTCCACGAGCTCAGCCTCGCAAAATCAAAACTACAAAACAGCCCAAAATAGCGGCGAGGACATACTTCTAAACATCTCAAAAGCCGCAAAGGAGATAAGCCAAATAGCAAATATAGAAACTATGCCAAGCCGCCAAGATCAAAACTACGATAAAAAGATAGACGACGTCGCAAGGCAGGTGAGCGCACTAAGCGAAAAAGTAAATATGATAGCCGATATGTTCTGGGAGGAGCGAGCGGGTGCTAGAAACAACCTAAGCATACCGCCCGAGTTTGCCGGTATCTACAAAGACGCCAAAAATAGCGGCATGAAAGAGGAACACCTAGAGCAGATAATGAAAATAACCGTGGAAAATATGTCGCCTCAGATGAAGGCTAATCCGACCGCGGTTAGGAGATATTTTAGCTCGCTACTTAGGAAGATGCTACCGTGCAGAAGCGAAGAGGACGATAGAAAACAAAAGATAATGATGCTGGTGGGGCCGACCGGAGTTGGTAAAACTACGACTCTAGCTAAACTTGCTGCAAGATTTGCGTATGGAGACGGTAAGCGCGTGAAAACGGGCATCATCACGCTTGATACCTACCGTATTGGGGCGGTCGAGCAGCTGTTTCAATACGCCAAGATGATGAAGCTTCCGATCCTTGACGTTATCGAAGTTGATGATTTTAAAAACGCTCTAAAGCAGCTAAATCACTGTGAGGTTATCCTCATAGACACCACGGGTAGCTCGCAGTACGATAAAGAAAAGCTATCAAGGCTAGAAAAATTTTTAAAAAGCTCGGATACGCATATAGACGTGCATTTGGTGCTCTCGGCAGGAGCAAAGATCGAAGATATGCTTGAAATTTACAACGGATTTAGCTTTCTTGACATCGATACCCTGATTATCACCAAATTTGACGAGACGAAGATTTTTGGCAACGTATTTTCCCTAGTTTACGAGACGAATAAGCCTGTTAGTTTTTTCTCCGTCGGCCAGGAGGTACCGGACGATATCTTGGTGGCAAAGAGCGAATTTTTAGTAAGCTGCGTATTAGAGGGATTTAGCAAGGAACATAATGAGTAA
- the folK gene encoding 2-amino-4-hydroxy-6-hydroxymethyldihydropteridine diphosphokinase yields the protein MRVAGARRFDKCLFFPKVFDFKPSFKNSVILGLGGNIGDVKKRFNRLHFKLSRDSRFHVVENSALLINEAFGFKEQADFTNAVMLAQTSLAARQILKITANLEKRFGRVRSFKNAPRTLDIDILYFSGRNRNDARLTLPHPGAQSRASVILPLGTMRRVSKSGVRF from the coding sequence ATGAGGGTAGCGGGAGCGAGACGGTTTGATAAATGCCTCTTTTTCCCGAAGGTTTTTGATTTTAAACCGAGCTTTAAAAATAGCGTTATTTTGGGGCTCGGAGGCAATATCGGCGACGTGAAAAAGCGCTTTAATCGGTTGCATTTTAAACTCAGCCGTGACAGCAGGTTTCACGTCGTGGAAAACTCGGCGCTCCTTATCAACGAGGCGTTTGGGTTTAAGGAGCAGGCTGATTTCACAAATGCCGTAATGCTCGCGCAAACGAGCCTTGCCGCGAGGCAAATTTTAAAAATAACGGCAAATTTAGAAAAGCGTTTCGGACGCGTGCGAAGTTTTAAAAACGCGCCTAGAACGCTTGATATAGACATTTTGTATTTTAGCGGACGAAACAGGAATGATGCGCGGTTAACGCTACCCCATCCGGGCGCGCAAAGCAGGGCTAGCGTGATTTTGCCGCTTGGGACGATGAGGCGCGTTAGCAAAAGCGGAGTGAGATTTTAA
- a CDS encoding beta strand repeat-containing protein, which produces MAVTQAQVAQLYVALFNRAPEGAGFNAWVNAGANSTIAKMANDMLSSPAALAYFNGSIDHDRDFVEMLYKNILGKDYSQDPDGINAWVKHIQLGNSRGDTVAKLFEVATSAIAKAADPVAAKVFENKTAISQYMAEKIADIPADQTGAYDYSLFQDIIATTNNTNLDEQKAKIDALIAPTIHNLSADANDVSGTGKSDVFNGAVSATVGQTTFKATDKLDGKGGNDTLNLDLYTNFYGMTNGTGEVKNIENLNLTNKTNGDLRFDTKYIHNLETITLNGENKVDVINPENKVKLLVNDLKLSGNGDTGRLNLIYNTDVLAGSNDNQEIVVNNVNMDKDARINITTVNGDHIEALTINAVGGASKLTNFTSNTIRQPDQVASIKTMHIKGTADLTVDTTSGLYSFDATEYKGNKLIANVKANGYVQSIKGSGQDDLFNVTGASGRIIPIDGGAGKDTVNFIDAINGNQHVEMTGVEVLNINTNASVLDFTRAQEITELGINGTSATVNILNSKIAKVNAKATNSTNVTINNSTDIRDFVIEKGNGSITANGTEKLNVKVANASDVPASQGTTSASVVSNTVKELDFTLENTTANGSTFYQDINSVFALETLNVVNKTDKDITASITALNASGSHDTNAYNLKTLNVETKGDYTINNKLSGISKINLKGTGDDTSVTLRAVGDKTYLPVPLQGVQDISLKAEGLKNLSVAANDKIYTTRDVSLISTTDKEDSTVTYGEIGDRDNDKKVNNVTLSAVGQKTLTVGNITAAGDVSLTSKFTQEGSVANYNAGTVRTTGDITINHTSNSNITDGVINFLSHAEARNFTVNASGYKELNINNSTNQRITATGDMTFNLKASVAGSIADIGHTLPFDINNAPIKAKSLTLNATADYGITDAVLKLGDYWGDVGEGGNINITAVNQKTVSLGWLRGLNSGYDNKKSDVNINLSTDIQDSDVTIGYTTSIHPYTKGIGHNGSQMVKNVNLKAHGQKTFKAEAIMAAKETKININGSGLDSTAEFNRIISREGITIKADNLKELKTGSILASQGNINISTGSFDAMQYAEFNSGSNSVHMAGVNINLDISNVIEPVNSRVSQPGQHWDKALYLSAGKALNIKGYVGDDVTKIYARLGAAEKNATADIVNIKGTIMGGWSISPNNKTETMTIKGGITNPASILAIDGGVNHNSNLTVDLSYMPKLKSIDLSGYNNASGTNKIIIRSTELEISSIKGSSTKDDISIVYAANTKLKTVDTGTGDDEVTFGGNTTQTHDITVNLGEGNDTVTTAALTANKKFEISGGAGNDTFSLGASTTDASASKYITITDANRGDKISLGSAGAATLQKITLNVDGRADLKTAINDALGSLSSTAANTIYAVYYGNDTYLVRDANSNKALDANDNLVKLAGISNFDLLNANSVTEGGINYIQITNA; this is translated from the coding sequence ATGGCAGTAACACAAGCGCAAGTAGCACAGCTTTACGTAGCGTTATTTAACCGCGCACCCGAAGGCGCAGGCTTTAACGCGTGGGTAAACGCGGGAGCAAACAGTACGATAGCTAAGATGGCTAACGACATGCTATCTTCTCCGGCGGCACTAGCCTATTTTAACGGCAGCATAGATCACGATAGAGATTTCGTGGAGATGCTCTATAAAAATATCTTAGGTAAAGATTATTCTCAAGATCCGGACGGTATTAACGCCTGGGTAAAACACATTCAACTAGGTAACTCCAGAGGAGATACGGTAGCTAAGTTATTTGAAGTAGCTACTTCTGCTATAGCAAAAGCGGCAGACCCGGTAGCCGCTAAGGTATTTGAAAATAAAACAGCCATCTCTCAGTATATGGCCGAGAAGATAGCAGATATTCCGGCCGATCAAACCGGAGCGTACGACTACTCTTTATTCCAAGATATAATAGCGACTACTAATAATACCAACCTAGACGAGCAAAAAGCAAAAATAGACGCTCTTATAGCTCCTACTATCCACAATCTTTCAGCAGACGCTAACGACGTAAGCGGAACAGGCAAATCAGACGTATTTAACGGAGCCGTATCTGCTACCGTAGGACAAACTACGTTTAAAGCTACCGATAAGCTAGACGGCAAAGGCGGAAACGATACTTTAAATTTAGATCTATACACTAACTTCTACGGAATGACTAACGGAACCGGAGAGGTTAAAAATATAGAGAATCTAAATTTGACCAACAAGACCAACGGCGATTTAAGATTTGACACTAAATATATCCACAACCTAGAAACCATCACCTTAAACGGCGAGAATAAGGTAGACGTTATTAACCCGGAGAACAAAGTAAAACTTTTAGTCAACGATCTAAAACTAAGCGGAAACGGCGATACGGGAAGATTAAATCTAATCTATAATACCGACGTACTAGCCGGAAGCAACGATAACCAGGAAATCGTCGTAAATAATGTAAACATGGATAAAGACGCTAGAATAAACATAACTACCGTTAACGGAGACCATATAGAAGCTCTAACCATTAACGCCGTAGGAGGAGCTAGCAAGCTAACTAATTTTACATCAAATACGATTAGACAACCGGATCAAGTTGCAAGCATAAAGACTATGCATATAAAAGGAACGGCTGATCTAACGGTAGATACTACGAGCGGACTATATAGCTTTGACGCTACCGAATATAAAGGCAATAAACTAATTGCAAACGTAAAAGCCAACGGATACGTTCAAAGCATAAAAGGCAGCGGACAAGACGACTTGTTTAACGTAACCGGAGCCAGCGGAAGAATCATACCTATCGACGGAGGAGCCGGCAAGGATACGGTAAACTTCATAGACGCTATAAACGGAAACCAGCACGTAGAGATGACGGGAGTGGAAGTACTAAATATCAACACCAACGCTTCAGTACTAGACTTTACAAGAGCGCAAGAGATAACCGAGCTTGGTATTAACGGAACTAGCGCTACCGTAAATATACTTAACTCTAAGATAGCAAAAGTAAACGCAAAAGCTACCAACTCTACAAACGTAACTATAAACAATAGTACCGATATAAGAGATTTCGTTATAGAAAAAGGTAACGGCAGCATAACCGCAAACGGAACCGAAAAGCTAAACGTAAAAGTAGCCAACGCTAGCGACGTACCTGCAAGTCAAGGCACTACTAGTGCAAGCGTAGTCTCAAATACCGTAAAAGAGCTAGACTTTACCCTAGAAAATACTACGGCTAACGGTAGTACTTTTTATCAAGATATAAACAGCGTATTTGCTCTTGAAACGCTAAACGTAGTAAATAAGACCGATAAAGATATAACGGCTAGTATTACGGCGTTAAACGCTTCGGGAAGCCACGATACGAATGCCTACAACCTAAAGACTCTAAACGTAGAGACAAAGGGAGACTATACTATAAACAATAAGCTAAGCGGCATCAGTAAAATCAATCTAAAAGGTACAGGCGACGACACTAGCGTAACTCTTAGAGCAGTAGGCGATAAGACCTATCTTCCGGTTCCTCTTCAAGGCGTTCAAGATATTTCTTTAAAAGCCGAAGGATTAAAGAATTTAAGCGTAGCTGCAAACGATAAAATATATACCACTAGAGACGTAAGCCTAATATCTACTACGGATAAAGAGGACTCTACGGTAACGTACGGAGAGATAGGAGATAGAGATAACGATAAAAAGGTAAATAACGTAACCCTAAGCGCCGTAGGACAAAAAACGTTAACCGTAGGAAATATAACCGCAGCAGGAGACGTAAGTCTGACTAGTAAATTTACGCAAGAGGGGTCTGTGGCTAACTACAATGCAGGAACCGTGCGCACAACCGGCGACATAACCATAAATCATACCTCAAATTCGAATATAACTGACGGCGTGATAAATTTCCTATCACACGCCGAGGCAAGAAATTTTACCGTAAATGCAAGCGGATATAAAGAACTAAATATAAACAACAGTACAAACCAAAGAATAACCGCGACGGGCGATATGACGTTTAACTTAAAAGCTAGCGTAGCAGGAAGTATCGCAGACATAGGGCATACCCTTCCTTTTGACATCAACAATGCGCCTATAAAAGCTAAAAGTTTAACATTAAACGCTACCGCAGACTACGGCATAACGGACGCCGTTTTAAAGCTGGGCGACTACTGGGGTGATGTGGGCGAAGGCGGCAACATAAATATAACTGCCGTAAATCAAAAAACCGTAAGTCTAGGCTGGCTAAGAGGACTAAATAGCGGCTATGATAACAAAAAGAGCGACGTAAATATAAATTTAAGTACAGATATACAAGATAGCGACGTAACCATAGGCTACACTACATCAATACATCCATACACTAAAGGCATAGGTCATAATGGAAGCCAGATGGTGAAAAACGTAAATTTAAAAGCACACGGACAAAAGACATTTAAGGCCGAAGCCATCATGGCCGCTAAAGAGACAAAAATAAACATAAATGGTAGCGGATTGGATTCTACGGCAGAATTTAATAGAATTATCAGTCGCGAAGGCATTACTATAAAAGCAGACAACTTAAAAGAGCTAAAAACCGGATCTATATTGGCATCTCAAGGCAATATAAATATAAGCACCGGAAGTTTTGACGCTATGCAATATGCAGAATTTAACTCTGGCTCAAATAGTGTTCATATGGCTGGAGTGAATATAAATTTGGACATCTCAAATGTCATAGAACCCGTAAACAGCCGCGTATCGCAACCAGGACAACATTGGGATAAAGCTCTATATTTAAGTGCAGGTAAAGCGCTTAATATCAAAGGCTACGTCGGAGATGACGTAACAAAGATATACGCCAGACTCGGTGCCGCAGAAAAGAATGCGACGGCCGACATCGTAAACATCAAAGGAACGATAATGGGGGGATGGTCAATATCGCCAAACAATAAAACTGAAACCATGACAATAAAAGGCGGCATAACCAATCCCGCAAGTATCCTAGCTATAGACGGCGGCGTAAATCATAACTCAAATCTAACGGTAGACTTAAGCTACATGCCTAAACTAAAATCAATCGATCTAAGCGGCTACAACAATGCAAGCGGTACGAATAAAATAATTATCCGATCGACCGAACTAGAAATATCGTCAATCAAAGGTTCGTCTACCAAAGACGACATAAGTATCGTCTATGCCGCAAATACCAAGCTAAAAACAGTAGATACCGGTACGGGCGACGACGAGGTAACCTTTGGCGGAAATACTACTCAAACCCACGATATAACCGTCAACCTAGGCGAAGGCAACGATACCGTCACTACTGCGGCATTAACCGCTAATAAGAAATTTGAAATCAGCGGCGGAGCGGGTAACGATACGTTTAGCCTAGGAGCTTCTACTACCGATGCTAGCGCTAGCAAATACATAACAATCACCGATGCAAACAGAGGCGATAAGATAAGCCTAGGTAGCGCAGGCGCAGCTACGTTACAAAAAATAACTCTAAACGTAGACGGCAGAGCCGATCTAAAAACCGCTATAAACGATGCCCTAGGTAGCCTAAGCTCTACCGCGGCAAATACTATCTATGCGGTATACTACGGTAACGATACGTATCTAGTAAGAGACGCTAACAGCAATAAGGCCTTAGATGCTAACGATAACTTAGTTAAACTAGCAGGTATCTCAAATTTCGACTTGTTAAACGCTAACTCGGTAACCGAAGGCGGAATAAACTATATCCAGATAACTAACGCGTAA
- a CDS encoding MinD/ParA family protein — translation MSNQAEKLKGIVAAQAKAKTTYFIAVTSGKGGVGKSTISANLANVLAKSGYRVALFDADIGLANLDVILNVRVNKNLLHVLKGECSLKDILIEIKPNLTLIPGESGEEILKFNNQFLCEQFFAESANLDGLDFIIIDTGAGIGGNTRLFLEAADEVVVVTMPDPAAITDAYAVIKITSKDKDNLLMVFNMVKNEKEAMRIFEHIQKVAKANIENPLNLEFLGAISEDKSVSKSIKQRTLFTDDSEFCLPSLELNQIAQRLISRLEQKVLKDGQVNSFSAFFRRMIEQF, via the coding sequence ATGAGTAATCAGGCCGAGAAACTAAAAGGCATAGTGGCCGCCCAAGCCAAAGCAAAAACTACGTATTTTATCGCTGTAACTAGCGGCAAGGGCGGAGTAGGCAAAAGCACCATAAGCGCAAATTTGGCTAACGTCTTGGCCAAAAGCGGGTATAGAGTCGCTCTTTTTGACGCGGACATAGGGCTAGCGAATTTAGACGTCATCTTAAACGTGCGCGTTAATAAAAATTTGCTCCACGTACTAAAAGGCGAATGTTCCTTAAAAGATATTTTGATCGAGATAAAGCCGAATTTGACGCTGATTCCCGGTGAAAGCGGCGAGGAGATATTAAAATTTAACAACCAATTTTTGTGCGAGCAGTTTTTTGCCGAGTCGGCGAACCTTGACGGGCTTGATTTTATCATCATCGACACGGGCGCGGGTATAGGCGGAAACACGCGGCTATTTTTAGAGGCCGCAGACGAGGTCGTGGTGGTTACTATGCCCGATCCTGCAGCGATAACGGACGCCTATGCCGTTATAAAAATCACTTCAAAAGATAAAGACAATCTTTTGATGGTTTTTAACATGGTGAAAAACGAAAAAGAGGCGATGAGGATATTTGAGCATATTCAAAAAGTGGCCAAGGCAAATATCGAAAATCCGCTAAATTTGGAGTTTTTAGGCGCTATTAGCGAGGATAAAAGCGTCTCAAAGAGCATAAAACAGCGTACGCTTTTTACCGACGATAGCGAATTTTGTCTGCCGAGCTTGGAGTTAAATCAGATAGCTCAAAGGCTTATTTCGAGATTGGAACAAAAAGTGCTTAAAGATGGTCAAGTCAATAGCTTTAGCGCCTTTTTTAGGCGCATGATTGAGCAATTTTAA
- the mnmA gene encoding tRNA 2-thiouridine(34) synthase MnmA, giving the protein MKILMAMSGGVDSTMSAKMLLEAGHEVVGCYMKLHKKPGYHEKNIDKVARACGYLGIPYHVLDLQEQFDRYVYTPFVSSYKEGKTPNPCALCNHFIKFGELLKFAKSIGCEKLATGHYIRVQDGMIRVAADPSKDQSYFVAQVPKEIIADMIFPLGDKFKKDIKELAKSLPSFREYGEQAESSEICFVEDTYIEVLNKHYETDLPGDVVDSAGRVIGRHSGYMHYTIGKRRGFEVFGAHEPHFVLAIDAANNRIVVGPKEELERGKIAVNSLNLFVDESEFDCDVKVRYRSIGLNAHVKVLGDGTAEIELKQSAFGVASGQLAVFYRGELVIGSGFIL; this is encoded by the coding sequence ATGAAAATTTTAATGGCCATGAGCGGCGGCGTCGACTCCACCATGAGCGCCAAAATGCTGCTAGAAGCGGGTCACGAGGTCGTGGGCTGCTACATGAAATTACACAAAAAGCCCGGATATCATGAAAAAAATATCGATAAAGTCGCCCGCGCGTGCGGGTATCTGGGCATCCCTTATCACGTGCTTGATTTACAAGAGCAGTTTGACAGATACGTCTATACGCCGTTTGTTAGCTCCTATAAAGAGGGTAAGACGCCAAATCCCTGCGCGCTTTGCAACCACTTTATAAAATTCGGCGAGCTGCTAAAATTTGCCAAAAGTATCGGCTGTGAAAAGCTCGCCACCGGCCACTACATCCGCGTTCAAGATGGCATGATCAGAGTCGCCGCCGATCCTAGCAAAGACCAGAGCTACTTCGTCGCGCAGGTGCCAAAGGAGATAATCGCCGATATGATTTTCCCGCTCGGAGACAAATTTAAAAAAGATATAAAAGAGCTGGCAAAATCATTGCCGAGCTTTCGCGAATACGGCGAGCAGGCCGAGAGCAGCGAGATTTGCTTCGTCGAGGACACCTATATCGAGGTGCTAAACAAGCACTACGAGACCGACCTGCCCGGCGACGTGGTCGATAGCGCGGGCAGGGTGATCGGGCGGCACAGCGGCTACATGCACTACACGATCGGCAAGAGGCGCGGATTTGAGGTGTTTGGGGCGCACGAGCCGCATTTCGTGCTCGCTATCGACGCGGCAAATAACCGCATCGTCGTAGGCCCAAAAGAGGAGCTCGAGCGCGGTAAGATCGCGGTAAATAGCCTAAATTTGTTCGTGGATGAGAGCGAGTTTGACTGCGACGTCAAGGTACGCTACCGCAGCATCGGGCTAAACGCGCACGTAAAAGTGCTGGGTGACGGTACCGCCGAGATCGAGCTAAAGCAGAGCGCATTTGGCGTGGCTAGCGGGCAGCTCGCGGTATTTTACAGAGGCGAGCTGGTTATCGGCAGCGGATTTATACTGTAA
- a CDS encoding RNA polymerase sigma factor FliA produces MQKPHNPYASNLKKEQDEVVLAYTPALRAMAFRLKERLPAHIDVSDLIGAGLEEMVKLSRKYDKEQNDSFWGYAQKRVYGAMLDFLRGLDVVSRSDRTLVKSIEALVNEYFNKFECEPDDVYIAEKLGIDVEKVSEARNVSAVVAVLNIDDQMELMSEENTLERVEKEDLIEKITQILNEFEERDQLIVQLYYYEELSLKEISEILQITESRISQIHKRLMEKIRKKLEGK; encoded by the coding sequence ATGCAAAAGCCGCATAATCCTTATGCCTCAAATTTAAAAAAAGAACAAGACGAGGTTGTGCTAGCCTACACGCCCGCTCTTCGCGCGATGGCTTTTAGGCTAAAGGAACGCCTGCCCGCTCATATCGACGTTAGCGACCTGATCGGCGCTGGGCTGGAGGAGATGGTAAAGCTCTCCAGAAAATACGACAAAGAGCAAAACGACTCGTTTTGGGGCTACGCGCAAAAGCGAGTTTACGGCGCGATGCTTGATTTTTTGCGCGGGCTTGATGTGGTTAGCCGCTCGGACCGTACTTTGGTAAAGTCTATCGAGGCTTTAGTAAATGAGTATTTTAATAAATTCGAGTGCGAACCCGACGATGTATATATCGCAGAAAAGCTAGGTATCGACGTAGAAAAAGTAAGCGAAGCAAGGAACGTGAGCGCCGTCGTCGCCGTCCTAAACATCGACGATCAAATGGAGCTAATGAGCGAGGAGAATACGCTAGAACGGGTCGAAAAAGAGGATTTGATAGAAAAGATAACTCAAATTTTAAACGAATTTGAGGAACGCGATCAGCTCATCGTACAGCTTTATTATTACGAAGAGCTGAGCTTAAAGGAGATCAGCGAAATTTTGCAGATTACCGAGAGTAGGATCTCGCAGATACATAAGCGCTTGATGGAAAAAATAAGAAAAAAGCTTGAGGGTAAATAA